Within the Bacteroidota bacterium genome, the region TCTGCATTTCGCGATCTTCACAAATTCGATCTTGCTTCCCACAAATCAGCAAGCAAATTGAAGACCCGGGCAGCGCCTGTTATTACATCCTTTTCACCCGCAACAATTTCTGCTGGCTCCCAGTCCGAATTGACAATAAACGGATCGGGCTTTGGTGCAAGCAGGGGAAGCAATGCCGTTGGATTCAAAAATGCAAATAACGGAGGTTCATCCGATGTAGATATAAATGACGGGGCTACAACAGCTGATGACCTGTATTATACATTATGGAGTGATACCCAGATTAAAATACTTGTTCCGCACAGAAACTCAAGCACAGGTGCAGGTTATTATACAGGCACAGGCAAGATAAGTGTTAATATCGGAGGAACCCGCACATACAGCCCAAACAGCCTTTATATAAAATGGGGACGGTATGACGCCCAAAGTATCGACGGTTCAGTTTCTTCAACTTTGGCGAATATAAACGGCACAGGAGGTTATACCTGGCAAATGAATACGGTGTTTGCAGCCAATACTGCCGCCGCAGCTGCATTTCAGCGGGCAATGAATACATGGTCATGCGGAACAAAAATAAACTGGAAACTGGGTCCGAACACAAGCATTTCCTCGAATGCCGATGATGGTATTAATGTAATACGTTTTGCCAACTCCGGGGAAATGGCAAATAATATCTTAGCCTCTACAGCCACAACCTACAGGTTATTTTGTGGAACCGGCTCCACCAGGCGCTGGTATTTACTTGGATTTGACATGGCGGTAAATAATGCCACAATACTTGGCCAGTACGGATGGCAATATGGTCCGGCCCTGGCAGGCAACAACCAATATGATTTTGAAACGGTTGCTGTCCATGAATTAGGACATGCTATGCAAGTGGGTCATATCATTAAACCCGGCTTTATAATGAACTACTCTATATCAAACGGGGAAAACACACGTACAATTCATGCTGAAATATTAGAAGGTGGCAATCATATAACTGCGTCAAGCTTTGTTATACCAGCCTGCACCGGACCTTTACCTGATGGAGGCGCCATGACCCCCTACACTCCGGCGCCATGCGCAGCAGCGGGCATTTCCGATCCACAAAAAAACACTGAAATTGACATCTTCCCTGTTCCGGCGGACAACACAATTAACATAACACTTGATAATTCCGGAGGAGAATATCTTCAGAATATTTCATTAGTTGATCAACTTGGAAAAGAAGTCCTTCTTAAGGACATGAAGGATTCGGGTGTTAGTACCTCAGCAATAAATACAGAAAATATTTCACGAGGAGTGTATTTTGCAAGGATCACAACAAGCGCAAACGTATATTCTGGTAAAATTATTATTGCGAGGTAATCACAAAATGTAAAAAAGGAAAGGCAGCCAAAGCGCTGCCTTTTTTGTATCTACAGTAGTTTTTATTTTATCAACTCAAACTTCAACTATTTATAATTAACAGCAGTATTCAACCTTGAATTAGCAAAAAGTCTAAAACTGTTAATAAAAACACCATAACCCTAGTCTTCCAAAAATTATATTTGTGTGCATAACCAAACATTTATGACGGACATATCACTTTGCCTGAAAATTGCTGCTGCACTTGGCATTACTGCAAAACAAGTCAGTTCAACTGTTGAGTTGCTCGAAGAAGGAGGAACTGTTCCTTTCATCTCCCGTTACCGGAAAGAAATGACCGGCAGCCTGGATGAAGTACAGGTACTTGCCATAAAAAACGAATTTGAACGTTTACGTGAATTGGAAAAGCGCAGAGAAGTGATCTTAAAATCAATCGAAAGTCAGGGCAAATTAACTGAATCATTAGAGAAACGTATTTTGGATGCTGAAACGATGGCATCGCTTGAAGATCTTTATTTGCCCTATAAACCTAA harbors:
- a CDS encoding T9SS type A sorting domain-containing protein, yielding MKKTYTFWGTILCIATSLNASAQCTVLNVPIDNRIDRSDVIIEGKVISSNSYWNDNRDFIYTSNIIEVYKIFKGAVTSENIEIITQGGEVDDTWINVEPNLNITVGEIGMFFCNNDKNSNAAGKINSLSPNALSLAFIRYDLDELSASDMFTRYADIKTTIYDRITEKIGSAFRDLHKFDLASHKSASKLKTRAAPVITSFSPATISAGSQSELTINGSGFGASRGSNAVGFKNANNGGSSDVDINDGATTADDLYYTLWSDTQIKILVPHRNSSTGAGYYTGTGKISVNIGGTRTYSPNSLYIKWGRYDAQSIDGSVSSTLANINGTGGYTWQMNTVFAANTAAAAAFQRAMNTWSCGTKINWKLGPNTSISSNADDGINVIRFANSGEMANNILASTATTYRLFCGTGSTRRWYLLGFDMAVNNATILGQYGWQYGPALAGNNQYDFETVAVHELGHAMQVGHIIKPGFIMNYSISNGENTRTIHAEILEGGNHITASSFVIPACTGPLPDGGAMTPYTPAPCAAAGISDPQKNTEIDIFPVPADNTINITLDNSGGEYLQNISLVDQLGKEVLLKDMKDSGVSTSAINTENISRGVYFARITTSANVYSGKIIIAR